CGGCCCGACGGCGCCACGTAACGGCCCTGCTTGCGCTCGACCGTCACGCCGGCGTAGTTGGCGACCTTCTGGCGGCTGCCGGTCAGGAGATTGAACAGCGCGGTCTTGCCGCAGTTGGGATTGCCGACCAGTGCGATACGCAAGGCTGTCATGGGATCACACCGCCGCGGGAGCCAGGAAGACACGGGCGGCCTCGGTCAGCCGCAACGCGAAACGGGTGAATCCGACCTGCACCAGCAGCGGGTCGCCACCGACCGGGCCGCGCGCCACCAGGCGCACTTCCTCGCCGGCCACGAAGCCCAGGTCGCGCAGGCGCCGCGCGATCGGATCGGCCGGCGAAGCATCCTCGACATGCCGCACAGTGGCGCTGGCACCAAGACTGAGTTCCGACAGGCGCACGGTCGATCCGGCCTTAAATAAGAATGGTTCTCGATTATATCCGCATTTGAGGCTGGAAAGCGGTGGTGCGCGGCATTGCGCCCTTGCCGGAGCGTCGGCCGGCGCTTCAGCCACCGGCGAGCCACGGCACGGGCGACGCGCTGGCGTCTTGCCTCCACCCGCCGCGCGGCCGCAGTTATCATGCGGGTTTGCCGGAGGTTCCTGATGAGCCCATCCATTGTCGTCAGCCGGCGCGGCCACGTGGCGGAAATCCGCCTGGCGCGTCCCGCCGTCCACAACGCCTTTGACGAACACCTGATCGCCCAGCTCACCGAGGCCCTGGCCGCCGTCGACGGGGATCCGGAAATCCGCATCGTGGTTCTGACGGGCGAAGGCGCGTCGTTCTCCGCCGGCGCCGACCTGCAATGGATGCGTTCCATGGCCGGCGCCGACGAGGCGGAGAATCGCGCCGACTCGCAGCGCCTGGCCGCGCTGATGCGCACGCTGAACTACCTGTCCAAGCCGACCATCGCGCGGGTCAACGGCGCCGCCTACGGCGGCGGCGTCGGCCTGATCGCCTGCTGCGACATCGCGGTCGGTGTGGAAGGGGCCAAGTTCTCGCTGTCGGAAGTGAAACTGGGCCTGGTACCCGCCGTCATCTCACCCTATGTCGTGGCGGCCATCGGCGCCCGTCAGGCACGGCGCTGGTTCGTCACCGGCGAGGTGTTTGACGCCGCGCAGGCGCAGCGTCTGGGCCTGCTGCATGAAGTGGTCAAGCCCGAGGCCCTGGATGAAGCCGTTGACCGCCTGGTTCACTGGCTGGGCAAGGGCGGTCCGCGCGCCCAGGCGGAAGCCAAGGCGCTGGCCCTGCGCATCGGCGGGATGCAGTCGGAAGAACAGCAGGCCACCGATCTGGAAAATGCCGCGCTGATCGCGCGGCTGCGCGTATCCGCCGAAGGCCAGCATGGTCTTTCGGCGTTTTTGGAAAAACGGGCCCCGGACTGGGCCAAGGAGAACTGACATGCTCGACCACATTGGTTTCAAGGTTGCCGACTTTGCAAAGAGCCGCGCGTTCTACACCCGCGTGCTGGCCACGCTCGGCTACGGCGAAGTGCTGGATGTCACGCCGGAGATGACCGGCACGGATACACACCATCTGGGCTATGGCAAGGATGGCAACCCGACGTTCTGGATCAGCACCGGCAATACGCCGCCGACCGGCCTGCACGTCGCCTTCGTCGCGCCGAACCGCGCCGCCATCGACGCCTTCCATCGTGAAGCGCTCGCCGCCGGCGCCACCGACAACGGTGGTCCGGGACTGCGCCCGCACTATCACCCGACCTACTACGCCGCCTTTGTTCTGGATCCGGATGGCGTGAACATCGAAGCCGTCTGCCACGCGCCAGAATAAGCGGACAAGTGGCCAGCGCACCGCCGCCGCCGCGCGGCGGCCTCCATGGATCAGCAGGAAGGCGAATAATGCAGGGTTTGTTCAAAAAGGTACTGATCGCCAATCGCGGCGAGATCGCCTGCCGGGTCATCCGCACGTGTCGCCGGCTGGGCATCGGCACCGTGGCCGTCTATTCCGAAGCGGATGCGACGGCGCAGCATGTCCGCCAGGCCGACGAGGCCTGGCCGATCGGCGGAAGCCGCCCGGCGGAATCGTATCTGTGCGGCGACAAGATCCTCGCGGTCGCCAAGGCCAGCGGTGCGCAGGCCATCCATCCGGGCTACGGTTTTCTATCCGAGAACGCCGATTTTGCCGAAGCGGTGGAAGCCGCCGGGCTGACCTTCATCGGCCCCAGCGGCGCATCCATGCGCAAGATGGGGTCCAAGGCCGGCGCGAAGATCCTGATGCAGCAGCATGGTGTTCCGGTCGTCCCCGGCTATACGGGCGAGGACCAGGACCCGGCCCTGCTGGCGCGCGAGGCCGAACGCATCGGCTTTCCGCTCATGATCAAGGCCGCGCACGGTGGCGGCGGCAAAGGCATGCGCATCGTGCGCCATGCGGGCGAGTTCGCCGCGAACCTGGAATCCTGCCAGCGCGAAGCGCGCAACGCCTTCGGCCGCGACCGCGTCCTGCTGGAGCGCTATGTGGAGAAACCGCGCCACATCGAATTCCAGGTTTTCGGCGACCGCAGCGGCAATATCATCCATTTGAACGAGCGCGAATGCTCGGCGCAGCGCCGCTACCAGAAAGTGCTGGAAGAAGCGCCCTCGCCCTTCGTCACGCCCGAGCTGCGGACACGCATGGGTGATGCCGCGATCGCGGCGGCCCGGGCAATCGACTACGCCAACGCCGGTACTGTCGAGTTCATCGTGGGACAAGGCGGCGATTTCTACTTCATGGAAATCAATACGCGCCTGCAGGTCGAGCACCCGGTCACCGAGCTGACCCTGAATCTTGATCTGGTCGAACTGCAGCTGCGCGTGGCCGCCGGCGAACCGCTGCCGGCCTCGCTGATCCGCAACAAGTCGGTACCGGCGGATGGTCACGCCATCGAACTGCGCCTGTACGCGGAAGATCCCTCGCAGAATTTCCTGCCCGGCTCGGGCCGCCTGACCCGCCTACGCCTGCCCGAGCCCTCGCGTCACGTGCGCATCGACGGCGGCGTGATCGAAGGCGACACGGTCACGATCTTCTACGATCCGATGATCGCCAAGCTGATCGTCTGGGACCGCACGCGCGCCGACGCGCTGCAGCGCATGCGCGAAGCGCTGGCATCGACGCAGATCACGGGGCCCAAGTCCAACGTGGAATTCCTCGAACGCCTGGTCCGGCATCCGGCCGTCACGGACGGCACCATCGATACGGGCTACCTGGACCGGCATCTGGACGAATTTCTGCCTCAACCGGGCGCGACGGATGCGCGCCTGCTGGCCGCCGCCGCGTCAATCGTGCTGCTGGACCAGGAGCGCAAGGCCACGGCCACACCGGGCGCAGCCGCGGACCCGCACTCCCCCTGGAACAGCGCCGATGGCTGGCGCCTGGGGCATCCGGGCAAGCGCGTGGTGGTGCTGGTCTGCGCCGGCGAAACCATTGAAATCGCTGCTCACGGCGCGGCTGGCCGCTACACTTTTGATATCGGCAGCACACGCCTGGAAGTACGCCATGCGCATTGGCAGGAATCGGCCTTCAGTGCCGAGATCGACGGCGCCGCGCAGCGCCTGCATGCCACGGCGGATGCGAACCAGGTCGTCCTGCACGACGGCACGACGCGCCACAGCTTCGAGCGCGTCCAGGCCTTCGCCTACACCGCCACGGGCGGCGGCGGCGGAGACCGGGTGGCCGCGCCGATGCCCGGCCGCATCGTGCTGACCAAGGTCAACGCGGGGGATGCGGTCATCGAAGGCCAGGAACTGATCATCATGGAAGCGATGAAGATGGAGATCGCCCTGCGCGCACCACGGGCCGGCGTGATTGCCGCCCTGCAGGCGCAGGCCGGTGATTTCGTCGATGCAGACGCCATATTGGTCCGACTGGAGGCTCAATGAACAGCTCACTCCGCCGACTGTCCGGCTCTGGCGCGCACTGGCTGGCCGCCTGCGCCGTCGCCGCGCTGGTGCTGACGGGTTGCAGCGAAACCCGTTTCGAAGCCCCCCTGGGCGACAACATCGAAAGCTGCGACACCCGCTGGAAAGGCCTGTGGGTGCCCGACGAGGAGCCCTCGCCCGACGGCAGTGACAACCAGGATATCAGCGCGTTCTACGTCGACCACGAGTGCCGTTTCCACGTGCTGGAACAGGCTGAACGGGGCGGGCCGCTCAAGCAGCTGCACGTGCCGGTCAACTATGTGCACGATCGCGGCAACGATTATCTCGTGGTCTCCGACGCGCAGCTCAAGGGCCTGGTCAACCTGCCCGCGCCGCATGGCATCAAGCCCACGCCGGAGAAATCCTTCTTCTTCGCCCAGTACAAGGTGCGTGGACAAACCCTGGAACTGTTCGACGTCGACAGCGAACGTGTCGCCAAGTTGATCATCGACGCCCGCTTCGAAGGCACGATCAACAAGACCGGCACCGACCTGCACGTCTACGTGCGCGGCAACCGCCAGCAGATGCTGGAAATCGTGCGCAACCACGCCATCTTCTCGACCAAGCCACTGGCGCTGCGCCGCAGTGAGCAGAGTGTCGAGGCCTTCGAGAAATCCATCCTGGCGCGCCAGCGCGGAGGACGCCGATGAGCGCGATGCCGCGGGCTGTGCGGATCGTCGAGGTAGGCCCGCGCGACGGCCTGCAGAACGAGAAAGCGATTGTTCCGGCCGCCACCAAGATCGAACTGATCAACCGGCTGTCGGATACGGGCCTGGTATCGATCGAAGCCACCAGCTTCGTCAGCCCCAAGTGGGTGCCCCAGCTGGCAGATGCGGCGGAGGTCTATTCGTCGATCCAGCGGCGTCCCGGCGTCAGCTATCCCGTACTGGTGCCCAACCTGCAGGGCTACGAGCGTGCCCGCGCCGTGTGCGTGGAGGAAGTCGCTGTCTTTGCCGCCGCGTCGGAAGCGTTCAGCCAGCGCAATATCAATGCCAGCATCGACGAATCGATCGAGCGCTTCCTGCCGGTGCTGGAACGTTCGCGCGAAGATCACGTCAAGGTGCGCGGCTACGTCTCCACCGTACTGGGCTGTCCCTACCAGGGCGAGGTGCCGATCGCCGATGTGGTACGTGTTGCCCGGCGGCTGTACGAAGCCGGCTGTTACGAGATCTCGCTGGGCGACACCATCGGCATGGGTACGCCGGTGAAGGCGCGCCAGATGCTGGCCGCCGTGGCTGACGTGGTACCGATCGATGCATTGGCCGTGCATTTCCACGATACCCGCGGGCAGGCGCTGGCGAACATCCTGGCCTGCCTGGAGCTGGGCGTGAGCGTGGTCGACGCGGCAGTCTCGGGGACGGGCGGCTGCCCCTATGCGAAGGGTGCTACGGGCAACGTGGCGAGCGAGGACGTCGTCTACATGCTGCATGGCATGGACATCGCCACGGGCGTTGATCTCGACCGGCTGATCGCCACCGGACGCTGGTTGAGCGAACAGCTCGGCCGGGAAACCAACAGCAAGGTTGCCCGCGCCGCTGCCTGAGGCCAGTGGCCGGTCCCACGCGGGTGCCGGCGCACTTCGGCCGCAGCCCTTGCGCGCCGGGCACCGCCGGCCGGTCAAAAACGGTGCCATGCCGCCTGGCGCCCGACGCCAGCGCGGAATGCCAGTGCTATGCTGGTTCCGCACACGTTCCAAGGGGCCTTGGGGGCGCGGATGCGGTTGGAGTCGTTCTTGAATCACGGCGATCAGCCACGTACGTCAGATTCGGCTGCGGATACCGCCGCGGCCGATGCACTGGTGGCTGCGCTGGACGAGATCATCGCCCGCGGCGGCGCCGACGGCCCCCTGCTGCAGACGCTCGCGCTGGCGCGTTCCACCTTGCAAGAACTGGAACACTCCACCGACAGCGTGGCCGCGCGGTATCGCAGCCTGATCAACGCCGTGCCGGATGCGGTGACGCTGCACGACGAGGAAGGCCGCATCATCGACGCCAACGAGGCCGCCTGCCGTATCTACGGTCATTCGCTGGAACAGTTGCGCCAGATGACGGTGTACGACCTGAATCCGGACCTGCCGTCCGGTCGCATGCGCGAGGTGCTCAGCAACTTCCTGCCGGGCCACACGGTCACCGTCGAAACCACCAACCAGCGTGCCGACGGCACGCGTTTTCCGGTCGAAGTGCATTCGAACGTCTATATCGACGGCGAGGCCCGCCGGATCGTGGCAGTGGCACGCGACATCACGCACCGGCGCGAGGCCGACAAGGAATTGCGCGCCTCCGAGGCGCGTTACCGGGCCCTGCTGCAGGCCGTGGACAAAGGGGTGATGGTGCAGGACGCGCACGGCACCATCCTGTCGGTCAATCCGGCCGGCTGCCGGCTGCTCGGGCTGACCGAGACCGAGCTGACGCGGAGCGAGCCGCAGATGCTGCGGGACTGGCGCTTCGAGGATGAACGCGGCCAGCCCTTGCCGTTTCCCGAATTGCCGGCGATGCGCGCACTGCGCCTGGGCACTGCCATCGAGAGCACCCTGGTCGGCGTATGGCTGCCGCACCTGCGCCTGTATCGCTGGTTCAACATCAGTACCGTGCCACAGTTCCTGCCCGGCTGCGAAGAACCGTTCCAGGTGATCTCCACCTACAGCGACGTCACCGCGCTCAAGCGCGCCAGCGAGCTCTTCGACAAGACCCAGGCCCTGGCCAGTATCGGCGGCTGGGAGTACGACCCGGGCGAAGAACAGCTGTTCTGGACCGAGGAGATGTACCGCATCCACGACCTGCCCAATGGCAGCACGGTCAGCGTGACGCGGGCTTTGAGCTTCTTCAGTGACGATGACCGCACACGCATGCAGCAGGCCATGGCGGCCGCGAAATCCGGCCAGCCATTCGACCTGGAACTACCGATGACCAGCGCCATCGGCCGGCGTCGCTGGGTGCGCATCCAGGGGGCGCCGCTGTTCCGTCACGGCCAGATCCACGGCGTGGGCGGAACCCTGCAGGACATCACCGACCGCAAGCTCAATGAAGAAGAGCTCAAACGCCAGGCACGCACCGATGTCCTCACGGGATTGGCCAACCGCGGATGCCTGATCGGCGAGATCGAGAAGGCCATCGCCGCGGCGCGCCCTTATCGCGGGCCGTCCGTGCTGTATGTGGACCTGGACCGGTTCAAGGTCGTCAACGACATGCTCGGCCATGCTGCCGGCGACGTGCTGCTGACGGCCGCGGCCGAACGCCTGCGCTCGATCGCCGCCGACCAGGCCTTTGCGGCACGTTTTGCCGGTGACGCCTTCGTACTGCTGCTGCCCAGCCTGGACGATACCGGCGTCGCGCAACGCCTGGCCGAACGGGTCACGACCGCGTTCACCGAACCGTTCCGGCACGCGGACGAGGAGCTGGTGGTGACCGTGTCCGTGGGAATCGCGCGCTATCCGGAAGATGGCACCACGGCGCAGCAGCTGATCAATCATGCCGACGCCGCGGTGCACGAAGCCAAGCGCCGCGGACGCAACACCTGGCAGATGTTCAACCCCGTCCTGGCGCGCAACCTGTCCGACCGGCTGCTGATCGAATCACAGCTGCGCCGCGCGCTGGAGAACGGCGAGTTCCACCTGGAATATCAACCCACGATCGAGCTGGCGACCAACCGTATCGTTGCGGCCGAAGCCCTGCTGCGATGGAACAATCGCCATCTCGGGCGGATCGGACCCGCCGCGTTCATTCCCCACGCGGAGAATTCCGGCGACATCGTACCCATCGGCGCCTGGGTGATCCGCGAGGCCTGCCGGCAACTGCGCGCCTGGCGCAATGCCGGCCTGCCGGTGCTGCGCATCGCAACCAATGTGTCCTACCGCCAGTTTCTCAACGAAAGTCTCGCTGAAACCGTCCGCGCAGCACTCAATGAATTCGATATCGCCGGCGCCAGCCTTGAGCTGGAGATGACCGAACGCGTGCTGATCGACGACATCCCCGACACCCAGGACACCCTCGCCGCCCTGCGCGGCTTCGGCGTGTGCCTGACCATCGACGATTTCGGCGAAGGCTATTCGGCCCTCAACTACCTGCGTCGACTGCCGATCGACGGCATCAAGATCAGCCATACCTTCATGCAGGGCATTCCGACCCACCGCGCCGATTCGGCGATCTGCGATGCCATCATCCGCATCGCCCAGGGACTGGGGCTGTCAGTGACTGCCGAGGGCGTCGAAAACGAAGACCAGCAGCGCTTTCTGGTGGATCGGGGCACCCCGCTGGCACAGGGTCACCTGTTCAGTCAGCCGCTGCCGGCGGCGGCATTCGCCGAATTCTTCACCCAATGGAATACGCGCCGGCCCGAGCGCTGACTGCACCGCGCATCGGCTGCACCGGCAGCCCCAGCCAGCGGCGCAGCTGCTACCATCCCGGCGGACCTTCGAGAGGATCTGCGCGTGCCGGCCCGACTTGCTCCTGATCAATCCCGCGGTTTCCTGGTCGCCATCGGCATCTGGGCAGGACTGGACAAAGAACAGCGCGTGGCGCGACGTCTGCTGGCGATCTGCTCGCAGCGCGCCCAGGTGACCCTGGTGCTGGCGGGAGAACTGGATTCGCACGGCCTGGACGAACTGGAAAGCAACCTGCTGGCGTTGGGTGCCGGTGGAGTACGCCGCTTGCACCTGACCTCCCGCGCTGATGCCGAACGCCCGGAAACGGTCACCGCGATCGAAAGTTCTGACCTGATCGTGCTGGCCACCATCCATCCGCTCAAGCTCACCACCCTCATCGGCGGCACCACGCTGGCCAAACTGCTCCGGCGCCGCAACGCCGACGGCATTGCCATCGCCGGCATGGGACCCGGCGCCGCCGCCATCACCGAACACATGCTCGCCGGTGGCGATCCCGGCATCACCCCACGCATCGGTGGCGTCACACTGGCGCCGGGACTGGGCCTGACCAACCGCGTGGTCATCGACCAGGGCGGCGCCGCCAGCGACCGCATCGGCCGCCTGCTCGGCGCCCTGGCGCTCAATCCCTTCGCGCTGGGCCTGGGCCTGGACGCCGACACCGCGGCCGTGATCGGGCCGGACAACGTGATGGAAGTGGTCGGTCACGGCGGGGTCACGCTGGTGGATCCACGGGATGTCGGGCCGTCCAATATCACCGAGGCCGGCCCCCAGGCGCCGATCTCGATCACCAACCTGCGCCTGCACGTGCTGGTCCATGGCACGCGCTACGACCTGGATTTCCGCCGTCCGTTGTAACGCCCGGCGGCTGGCTCCTTCCCAACCCCGACCGATGCCCGCACGCCGGGCTCCGCGACACTGCCCGCATGAACGAACCCGCTTTCCACATTCGCCCCATCGAACTGCGCGACAATCCGGCGATGGCGCGCATCATCCGCCAGGTCATGCCTGAGTTCGGCGCGGATGGCCCCGGCTTCGCGATCAACGATGCGGAGGTTGACACCATGGCCCAGGCCTACGCGATTCCCGGTGCGGCCTATTTCGTCGTCGAACGCGACGGCGAGGTGCTCGGCGGTGGCGGCGTCGCGGCACTGATCGGCGGCGATGCGGACGTTTGTGAACTACGCAAAATGTATTTTCTTCCCGCACTGCGCGGCCTGGGCGCCGGCAAGGCGCTGATCAACCAGTGCCTCGACGCTGCGCGGACGCTGGGGTACCGGCGCTGCTATCTGGAAACCCTCACCGGCATGGACGCGGCGCAGTCGCTATACCGCGCCATGGGGTTCGCGCAGATCTGCGCGCCGATGGGCGGCACCGGCCATTTCAGCTGCGACCGGTTCTTCCTGCGCGACCTGTAGCGGCAGGAAGACCCCTACGGCATCGCAGCCCGCCGACCGGCTACAATGGCGGTTTTCGCAGCCCGCCCGGGCTGCGCCGTCTCGGGAGGACTCCATGGAACTCAATCAGATCAAGGCCGTCGTCACTGGCGGCGTGTCGGGCCTGGGCCTGGCGGTAGCGCGCTACCTGGTCGCCAACGGGGCCAAGGTGGCCCTGCTCGACGTCAACGATGAGAAGGGCGCCGCCGCGGTGGCGGAGCTGGGCGACGCCGCCCGCTATTTCCGCACCGATGTCACCAGCGAAGCGGACGTGACCGCCAATCTCAAGGCCGCGCAGGCCGGCCTGGGCGGCCTCAACGCGGCGATCAGCTGCGCGGGCATCCTGGGCGCTGGACGCGTGCTGGGCAAGGAAGGCCCGATGGCGCTCGATACCTTCTCGCGCACCGTGATGGTGAATCTGGTCGGGTCGTTCAACGTCGCCAAGAGTGCGGCGGATCTCATGCAGCACAACGCCCCGGGCGAAGACGGCGAACGTGGCGTCATCGTCAATACCGCCTCGATCGCCGCCTTCGAAGGCCAGGTCGGTCAGGCCGCGTATTCGGCCTCCAAGGGCGGCGTCGTCGCCATGACCCTGCCCATGGCGCGCGAGTTCGCCCGCATCGGCGTCCGCGTCATGACCGTGGCGCCGGGCGTCTTCCACACGCCGATGGTCGACGGCATGCCGGAAAACGTATACCAGTCGCTTTGCGCACAGGTGCCCTACCCGTCACGCCTGGGCAAACCGGAGGAGTTCGCCGCGACGGTAGGCTTCATCCTGCAGAACCGCTACCTCAACGGCGAGACAATTCGCGTCGACGGCGCCGTGCGCCTGCAGCCGCGCTGATTACCACCCCTCAACTCTTCGC
This genomic stretch from Tahibacter amnicola harbors:
- a CDS encoding cyanophycinase produces the protein MPARLAPDQSRGFLVAIGIWAGLDKEQRVARRLLAICSQRAQVTLVLAGELDSHGLDELESNLLALGAGGVRRLHLTSRADAERPETVTAIESSDLIVLATIHPLKLTTLIGGTTLAKLLRRRNADGIAIAGMGPGAAAITEHMLAGGDPGITPRIGGVTLAPGLGLTNRVVIDQGGAASDRIGRLLGALALNPFALGLGLDADTAAVIGPDNVMEVVGHGGVTLVDPRDVGPSNITEAGPQAPISITNLRLHVLVHGTRYDLDFRRPL
- a CDS encoding SDR family NAD(P)-dependent oxidoreductase, producing MELNQIKAVVTGGVSGLGLAVARYLVANGAKVALLDVNDEKGAAAVAELGDAARYFRTDVTSEADVTANLKAAQAGLGGLNAAISCAGILGAGRVLGKEGPMALDTFSRTVMVNLVGSFNVAKSAADLMQHNAPGEDGERGVIVNTASIAAFEGQVGQAAYSASKGGVVAMTLPMAREFARIGVRVMTVAPGVFHTPMVDGMPENVYQSLCAQVPYPSRLGKPEEFAATVGFILQNRYLNGETIRVDGAVRLQPR
- a CDS encoding GNAT family N-acetyltransferase, translating into MNEPAFHIRPIELRDNPAMARIIRQVMPEFGADGPGFAINDAEVDTMAQAYAIPGAAYFVVERDGEVLGGGGVAALIGGDADVCELRKMYFLPALRGLGAGKALINQCLDAARTLGYRRCYLETLTGMDAAQSLYRAMGFAQICAPMGGTGHFSCDRFFLRDL
- a CDS encoding EAL domain-containing protein, with product MNHGDQPRTSDSAADTAAADALVAALDEIIARGGADGPLLQTLALARSTLQELEHSTDSVAARYRSLINAVPDAVTLHDEEGRIIDANEAACRIYGHSLEQLRQMTVYDLNPDLPSGRMREVLSNFLPGHTVTVETTNQRADGTRFPVEVHSNVYIDGEARRIVAVARDITHRREADKELRASEARYRALLQAVDKGVMVQDAHGTILSVNPAGCRLLGLTETELTRSEPQMLRDWRFEDERGQPLPFPELPAMRALRLGTAIESTLVGVWLPHLRLYRWFNISTVPQFLPGCEEPFQVISTYSDVTALKRASELFDKTQALASIGGWEYDPGEEQLFWTEEMYRIHDLPNGSTVSVTRALSFFSDDDRTRMQQAMAAAKSGQPFDLELPMTSAIGRRRWVRIQGAPLFRHGQIHGVGGTLQDITDRKLNEEELKRQARTDVLTGLANRGCLIGEIEKAIAAARPYRGPSVLYVDLDRFKVVNDMLGHAAGDVLLTAAAERLRSIAADQAFAARFAGDAFVLLLPSLDDTGVAQRLAERVTTAFTEPFRHADEELVVTVSVGIARYPEDGTTAQQLINHADAAVHEAKRRGRNTWQMFNPVLARNLSDRLLIESQLRRALENGEFHLEYQPTIELATNRIVAAEALLRWNNRHLGRIGPAAFIPHAENSGDIVPIGAWVIREACRQLRAWRNAGLPVLRIATNVSYRQFLNESLAETVRAALNEFDIAGASLELEMTERVLIDDIPDTQDTLAALRGFGVCLTIDDFGEGYSALNYLRRLPIDGIKISHTFMQGIPTHRADSAICDAIIRIAQGLGLSVTAEGVENEDQQRFLVDRGTPLAQGHLFSQPLPAAAFAEFFTQWNTRRPER
- a CDS encoding VOC family protein → MLDHIGFKVADFAKSRAFYTRVLATLGYGEVLDVTPEMTGTDTHHLGYGKDGNPTFWISTGNTPPTGLHVAFVAPNRAAIDAFHREALAAGATDNGGPGLRPHYHPTYYAAFVLDPDGVNIEAVCHAPE
- a CDS encoding hydroxymethylglutaryl-CoA lyase; protein product: MPRAVRIVEVGPRDGLQNEKAIVPAATKIELINRLSDTGLVSIEATSFVSPKWVPQLADAAEVYSSIQRRPGVSYPVLVPNLQGYERARAVCVEEVAVFAAASEAFSQRNINASIDESIERFLPVLERSREDHVKVRGYVSTVLGCPYQGEVPIADVVRVARRLYEAGCYEISLGDTIGMGTPVKARQMLAAVADVVPIDALAVHFHDTRGQALANILACLELGVSVVDAAVSGTGGCPYAKGATGNVASEDVVYMLHGMDIATGVDLDRLIATGRWLSEQLGRETNSKVARAAA
- a CDS encoding FeoA family protein translates to MRLSELSLGASATVRHVEDASPADPIARRLRDLGFVAGEEVRLVARGPVGGDPLLVQVGFTRFALRLTEAARVFLAPAAV
- a CDS encoding enoyl-CoA hydratase/isomerase family protein; the encoded protein is MSPSIVVSRRGHVAEIRLARPAVHNAFDEHLIAQLTEALAAVDGDPEIRIVVLTGEGASFSAGADLQWMRSMAGADEAENRADSQRLAALMRTLNYLSKPTIARVNGAAYGGGVGLIACCDIAVGVEGAKFSLSEVKLGLVPAVISPYVVAAIGARQARRWFVTGEVFDAAQAQRLGLLHEVVKPEALDEAVDRLVHWLGKGGPRAQAEAKALALRIGGMQSEEQQATDLENAALIARLRVSAEGQHGLSAFLEKRAPDWAKEN
- a CDS encoding acetyl-CoA carboxylase biotin carboxylase subunit, which translates into the protein MFKKVLIANRGEIACRVIRTCRRLGIGTVAVYSEADATAQHVRQADEAWPIGGSRPAESYLCGDKILAVAKASGAQAIHPGYGFLSENADFAEAVEAAGLTFIGPSGASMRKMGSKAGAKILMQQHGVPVVPGYTGEDQDPALLAREAERIGFPLMIKAAHGGGGKGMRIVRHAGEFAANLESCQREARNAFGRDRVLLERYVEKPRHIEFQVFGDRSGNIIHLNERECSAQRRYQKVLEEAPSPFVTPELRTRMGDAAIAAARAIDYANAGTVEFIVGQGGDFYFMEINTRLQVEHPVTELTLNLDLVELQLRVAAGEPLPASLIRNKSVPADGHAIELRLYAEDPSQNFLPGSGRLTRLRLPEPSRHVRIDGGVIEGDTVTIFYDPMIAKLIVWDRTRADALQRMREALASTQITGPKSNVEFLERLVRHPAVTDGTIDTGYLDRHLDEFLPQPGATDARLLAAAASIVLLDQERKATATPGAAADPHSPWNSADGWRLGHPGKRVVVLVCAGETIEIAAHGAAGRYTFDIGSTRLEVRHAHWQESAFSAEIDGAAQRLHATADANQVVLHDGTTRHSFERVQAFAYTATGGGGGDRVAAPMPGRIVLTKVNAGDAVIEGQELIIMEAMKMEIALRAPRAGVIAALQAQAGDFVDADAILVRLEAQ